From Onychostoma macrolepis isolate SWU-2019 chromosome 19, ASM1243209v1, whole genome shotgun sequence, a single genomic window includes:
- the trib1 gene encoding tribbles homolog 1 — translation MSVQWLQNPVPGRHGHKRFDTDEPVTRCPRLSESSADAGLLGSSPGSPVSGAPLSLTSAHQGPARIGQFLLVPLTDRPGVHSALDMDTGEELLCKVFDMGHYQEKIRAYSMLSCHKNIAQIKDIVLGECKAYVFQEKDFGDMHTFVKSSKRLSEDLASKLFYQVVSAVNHCHQVGIVLGDLKLRKFVFSEEKRTQLKLEGLEDCHILCGEDDSMFDTHGCPAYVSPEILNGGGCYSGKQADAWSLGVMLYTMLVGRYPFHDPDPATLFSKIRRGTYCLPDGLSLRARCLLRSLLRKDPGERLTTADVLIHPWFNGNTQDTGNAEQQVNLREQTVPQIEMEQDEDLFS, via the exons ATGAGCGTGCAGTGGCTTCAGAATCCGGTACCGGGAAGACACGGACACAAGCGCTTTGACACAGACGAACCTGTGACCAGATGTCCGCGGCTCAGCGAGTCCTCGGCAGATGCGGGTCTCCTGGGTTCTTCACCTGGATCCCCGGTAAGCGGAGCACCTCTGAGCCTCACCTCAGCCCACCAGGGTCCCGCTCGTATCGGCCAGTTCCTGCTAGTGCCCCTGACCGACCGACCGGGGGTGCACAGCGCTTTGGACATGGACACAGGAGAGGAACTGCTCTGCAAG GTGTTTGATATGGGCCATTACCAGGAGAAAATAAGAGCCTACAGCATGCTGTCATGTCATAAGAACATTGCACAGATCAAAGACATAGTTCTTGGGGAGTGCAAGGCATATGTGTTCCAAGAGAAGGATTTTGGCGACATGCACACCTTTGTAAAGAGCAGCAAGAGGCTTTCCGAAGACCTGGCTTCCAAGCTTTTCTACCAAGTGGTATCTGCAGTGAACCACTGCCACCAGGTCGGCATCGTTTTAGGAGACCTCAAGCTTCGCAAGTTTGTGTTCTCAGAAGAGAAAAG GACCCAACTGAAATTAGAGGGTCTGGAGGACTGCCATATTCTGTGCGGAGAGGACGACTCGATGTTCGACACGCACGGCTGCCCTGCGTACGTGAGTCCGGAGATTTTGAACGGCGGAGGGTGTTACTCAGGCAAACAGGCAGACGCGTGGAGCCTCGGCGTCATGCTGTACACAATGCTGGTGGGCCGCTACCCTTTCCACGACCCGGACCCCGCAACCCTGTTCTCTAAGATTCGACGGGGCACATATTGCCTCCCCGATGGGCTGTCCTTAAGGGCACGCTGCCTACTTCGCAGTCTGCTGAGAAAGGACCCGGGCGAAAGACTGACCACAGCGGACGTCCTCATTCACCCGTGGTTCAATGGCAACACGCAGGATACAGGAAACGCAGAACAGCAAGTCAACCTCAGAGAACAGACAGTGCCCCAGATAGAAATGGAGCAGGACGAGGATCTTTTCTCCTGA